The genomic window GGCGCCCAGGTAGTACCGGTCCACGTCCGCCAGGCGGAAGAAGGGCGCCAGGGCGTCCGCGACGATGCGGGAGAAGTCTCCGGCCCCCAGGCGGCCCGTGGAACCCAGGGGCTCCCCGCCGGAGAAGACCGCGGCGGCCCCCACGGCCACCACGCCCCGGGCGGGGCGGGCCAGCCCGTACACCAGCAGTCCGAAGGCCATCGCCACGAGGCCGAGCCCCAGGCCCGCCGAGGCGTACCAGCTCCCCTGCCCCGCCGTCAGGCCGAACCAGCCCACGCCCGCCAGGGGCGCGTAGCCCAGGGCCGGCATCAGGGGATTGATGAGGAAGCGGATGGCCAGCTGGGGAGCCACCCCCAGGATCACGCAGCCGGCCGCCAGGGCGCCGATGCCTGCGAGCATGCCGCCGGAGGCCTCGTGCGCGTGCTCGGTCTCCCGGGTGCCCGAGCCCAGGAAGACCCCCGTGGTGGCCTTGAGGAACATGAACACGGTGAGGATGCTGCCGATCCACGGGACCAGGGCCAGCATGGGCCGCCCGGCCTCCAGGGCGGCGTCGTACAGGAGCCACTTGCTCACGAAGCCGTTGAGAAGCGGCACCCCCGCGATGCTCCCGGCCACCACCAGCCAGAGGGCCATGGTCCGGGGCATCTGCCGGCCCAGCCCGCCCAGGCGGTCCATGTCCCGGGTGCCGGTGGCATGCTGCACCGCGCCCGCGCAGAGGAAGAGCCCGCCCTTGAAGAGGCCGTGGTTCAGGCAGTGCAGGAGCCCGGCCGCCACGGCCAGGGGCGTTCCCAGGCCCAGTCCCAGCATCATGTAGCCGATCTGGCTCACGGTCGAATAGGCCAGGAGGCGCTTGAGGTCCTTCTGGGCGAGGGCCAGGAGGGCGCCCACGACGATGGTCGTGGCGCCCAGCCAGGCCAGCAGCGTTCCCCAGCCCGCGGGCCAGGTGCCGAAGGAATGGAGCCGCGCGATGAGGTAGACGCCCGCCTTGACGTAGCAGGCGGCATGCAGGAGGGCGCTCACCGGGGTCGGGGCCGCCATGGCGTCCGGGATCCAGGTGTGCAGGGGGAACTGCACCGACTTGGCCAGGGAGGCCACCAGCACGAGGAGGAACAGGCCCGTCGTGAAGGCGCCCTGGACCTTGGGATCCGTCCAGAGGGTGGACCCCGTGCGGCCGTACAGCAGGATCACGGCCCCCAGGAGGCCGTACCCCGCCAGGTGGGTCATGGTCAGCACCTTCCGGGCGCCGTAGGCGGCCTCCTCCTTGCGGTACCAGAAGCCCACCAGGAGGAAGGAGCACAGGCCCACCACCTCCCAGCTCAGGTACAGCAGGAACAGGTCGGCCGTGTACACCAGGTGCACCAGCCCTCCGATGAACAGCAGCACCAGGGAGTAGAACCGCGTCGTGGCCCGCTCGTCCTCCATGTAGGACACGGCGTACAGGAGCACCGCCGCGCCGATGCCCGCCCCCATGAGCGCGAACAGGAGCGACAGGCCGTCCACGTGGTAGGTCAGGCGGATCGGACCGTCCCAGGGGCCGAAGGCGGCGTCGAGGGTCCCCCCCGCGAGGATTCGCGGCCAGGCGGCCAGGACCCCCGCCAGGGAGGCCAGCACGGCCGCGAAGGCCAGCCGGCCCTTCCCCCTCGGGGTGAGCAGGCCGGCCAACAGCCATTGCAGAAGCATGCCGCCCAGGAGGGCGGCCAGGGGAAGGAGGATCAGGAGCTTGTCGTTCAAGGCGGGTTCTCCAGGCGAGGTGCGGTCAACCCCCGGCGACCATGGGGAAGAAGGCCACGGTGTCCCCGGGGTCCAGGCGCGTGGCCAGGCCTTCCAGGTGAACGATGTTCTGGCCGTTGACCAGGACGATGATCGTGCTGCTCAGGCTTCCGCAGGGCTGGACCCGCTCCCCGAAGGCCGGACCGTGACGCCCGGCGAGCCCTTGGACGAGCTCGCCGAGCGTGGCGGCCGGCTGGGTCCAGTCCTCCTCAAAACAGCCCGAGAGGCGACGGACGTCAGCGAAGTATTTGACGTGCATCAGACGAGGGAAAGTTCCCGGAGCTTTTCGGCCGTGGGCACACCCTGGTCGTCCCAGCCCCGCAGCTTGTAGTACTCCGGCAGCATTTCGCCCAGGCGGTTCACCTCCCCCTTGGAGGGGCCCGTCTTGATGGGGGATTTGAGCAGGCGCTCGGGCAGGTTGTCGTCCTTCATGGTGAAACCTGCCTTGAGGTTGAACTGCCGCTCCAGGTTCCAGACCCGCTCGCCCGCCCGGAGGTAGTCCTCCAGGGTGTACGTCACGCCCGTGATGGTGGAGAGCATGGACGCGAAGTCCTCCCCGCTCATGCCGAAGGTTCCGAACAGGCACGCGCCCGAGGAATCCACGGCCGCGGTGAGGTCCTGGAAGAGCTTCACCCAGAAGGGCTTCTCGTCCGTCACATGGGGATCCAGCTTGGCGCCGTTGCCCAGCACCTCCACCGCGATGGTGTAGCCGCGCACGTGGCAGCCGCCCCGGTTGGTGGTGGCGTAGTTCAGGCCGATGCCCTGGATGCCCCGGGGGTCGTAGGCGGGCATCTCCTGCTTCTTGACCGTCATGGAGAACTCCGGGTGGCCGTAGAGCTCGGCGAGTCGGTACGAGCCCAGGGCCAGCTTGTCCCCGAAGCCTTCCCGCTCGCCCATCATGCGGGTGAGTTCCACCATGGTGGCGGCGTTGCCGAAGCTGAGGTCGATGCCGCCGGTGTCCTCGAGGGTCAGGTGGCCTTCCTTGAAGAGGTCCATGGCGCAGGCGATGGTGGCCCCCACGGTGATGGAGTCCATGCCGTACTCGTTGCAGAGGAAGTTGGCCTTGGTGACGGCCTCCAGGTCGTCGATGCCGCAGTCCGGACCGAAGCCCCAGGCGGCCTCGTACTCGGGGCCCTCGCCTTCGCCCCGGTACTTCGGGTTGGAGATCTTCGTGACGCGCCCGCAGCTGATGACGCAGGAATAGCAGCCCTTGGCCCGCACCAGCAGCGTGTCGGTGAGGGTCTCGCCGCCCACCTTGTTGGCGGTGGGGAAGTGCCCGTCCCGGAAGTTGCGGGTGGGCAGCGCGCCGGTCTCGTTGAGGATGTTGACCAGCACGTCGGTGCCGTAGGCCTTGAGGCCCGCGCCGCCCACGGGGTGCAGGCGCACGGCCTCCCGGGCCTTGTCCACGGCCGCCATGAAGCCCTTGGGGTCGGCCACCTTCACGGCGCCCATGCCCACCACGACCACGGCCTTGAGGTTCTTGGAGCCCATGACCGCGCCTACGCCGGTCCTCCCTGCCGCACGGTGCATCTCGTTCATGATCGAAGCGAAGAGCACCAGCTTCTCGCCGGCGGGCCCGATGCAGGCGACCTTGGCCTCCTCGTCCGTTTCGGCGCGCAGCATCTCCGTGGTCTCGGGCACCTGCCTGCCCCAGAGGTGGGTCGCGTCCCGGAGCTCGACCACGTCGTCCTTGATCCACAGGTAGACGGGGCTGGGCGCCCGGCCTTCCAGGATCACCAGGTCGTAGCCCGCGTACTTCAGCTCGGGTCCGAAGGAGCCGCCGGAATTGGAGGCGGCGATGGTGCCCGTGAGGGGCCCCTTGGTGACGACGTTGTAGCGGCCCCCCGAGGGCGCGAAGGTCCCCGAGAACGGCCCCGGCGCGAAGATGAGCTTGTTCTCCGGGGACAGGGGATCCACCTTGGGATCCACCTCGTCGGTCAGGATCTTGGTGCCCAGGCCCCGCGCGCCCAGGAAGAGGGCCGCGTCCTTGGGGTTGGTGGCTTCCTTGCTGATGGCTCCCGTCGTGAGGTTCACGCGAAGCACCTTGCCGACCCATCCGTACATGTTCAACCCTCCTGGATGGCCGCTTTGAACTTGGCGGCGAATGACTTCTTGCGGGATCGCGTGGAGATGTTGTCGTCGATGTACTCCAGGGCCCCGCTGGGGCACATGCGCACGCACTCGGGCTTCCCGCCGCAGGTGTCGCACTTCAGGATCGAGCCCGTGGCGCCGTCGTAGACGGCGTTGCCGAAGGGGCAGGCCATGGTGCACATGCGGCAGCCGATGCACTTGGCCTTCTCGTAGACCACCACGTCCCCGCCCTGGGGGCGGTGCAGCGCGCCGGTGGGGCAGACCTTGATGCACGAGGCGTCGTCGCACTGCTGGCACATCATGGGCACCGAGAAGCCTTCCCGCTCCCAGGTGTACACGTGGACCCGCGTGCCGGCGGGGCGGAACTGGCCCTCGTGACCGAACGTACAGGCAAGAGAACAGTTCTTGCACCCGGTACATTTGTCCGGATGGATCATGAGCAGTTTTGTCATGAGTCGCTCCCGTGATCTGCGCCTCCGGCCCTCCCGGCCCCTGGCCGGGTTCGCTTTGGCGCGTTGCAGGTTAGGTTTTTCTTGAACTCCGTGGAGAGCCCATTCCGTTTCCCCTGACGAAGCACTATCCATGCCAAGGAAGGGCCCCTGGGCGATCTCCCGGCCAATAGACGACCCAACCATCGTGTTTACATGCAGTTTCAATCCGCCACTTAGCGGCCATCCTCTGTATCCATCCAAATATAACGTCGCACGCGGGTTATCCCCGTCTGAACCAACTGTCGCATTCGGCGACACTTCCCGCGACAGCGCCTGCGACACCGCGAAAATACTGGCATATACGGCCCGCACGTTTACCTTATAAGATTGTCCCAGCCAGACAGGTTCAGATCAGCTTCGGGTGCCTCACTTCCACAAGGCTGCAACCACGGCATGCTCAACCAAGAATCCAACGACCGCGCCGCCATCCGCAAGGCTCGCTTCCTCTTCCTGGAGCGCGGGGAGGTTCCGCCCTGGCTTCCCGGGCCCCTGGTGAGCTCGTGGAAACGCTGCGCGGTGCTGGGGGTTCCCCTGGAGCGGCCCGAGGTCTCGGAGCCCGTGATGCAGCGGGAGCTGCGCCTGGCCCGGGAGCGCAGCGAGACGCTGCTGGGGCTGGCGGCCACGGAGCTGGACGCCCTGGGCGAGTGCATGGAGGACACGCCGGGCCTGGTGCTTCTCACCGATGCCGACGGCATGGTGCTGGAGCGCCGCGGCAACCTGGACTTCCTCCACAAGGCTGAGCAGGTGGCCCTGCAGCCCGGCGTGAACTGGAGCGAACAGGCCCGCGGCACCAACGCCATCGGCACGGCCCTCACGGAGCACCGCTCCGTGCTGGTGCGCGGCTGCCAGCATTTCTGCCAGTCCAACGAGATCCTCACCTGCAGCGCGGTGCCGGTCCTGACCCCCACCGGCGAGATGGCCGGCGTGCTGGACATCTCCGGCGACGCGCGCCTGGCCCCCGGGTATGCGCGCGGACTCATCCAGATGGCCGTCGCCCAGATCGAGCACCGGTGGTTCTCCCTGGACCTGCGCGGGCGCCGGATGCTCACCCTGCATTCCAACCCCGCCCTGCTGGGCACCTGGCAGGAAGCCATCCTCCTCTTCGAAGGGGACGTCCTGGTGGCCGCCAACCGGGTCGCCATCACCCTGCTGGGACTGGACTGGGCCTCCCTGCGGCAGGTGCGGTTCCAGCATCTCTTCTCCGGGGCGATGCCCGACGACCTCGCGGTGCCGCTGGTCATGCGCGACGGACGCCGGATCTTCGCCCGCACCTTCGGCCAGAAGCCCGCGCGCAGCGCCCCCCCGGAACCCGCGCGCCAGCGCGGCCCCGCGGGCGTCTACTGGGACGCCTCCAGCCGCGAGCAGCTCAACCTGGCCGTGCGGGCCGTGAACTCGGGCGTGCCCGTCATGATCCTGGGCGAGACGGGGACGGGCAAGGAGATGTTCACCCGGGCCCTGCACGCCGCCAGCCGCCGGGGCCACAAGAACCTGGTGATGCTCAACTGCGCCGCCATCCCCGAGGGCCTCATCGAATCCGAGCTGTTCGGGTACGAGGACGGCGCCTTCACCGGCGCCCGGCACAAGGGCAACCCCGGCAAGATCAAGGAGGCCGATGGCGGCATCCTCTTCCTGGACGAGATCGGCGACATGCCGCTGGCCATGCAGGCGCGCCTCCTGCGGGTGCTGCAGGACAAGGAGGTGGCGCCCCTGGGCGGGAGCCGGTCCACCCTGGTGGATTTCGTGCCCGTCTGCGCCACGCACCGGGATCTGGAGGCGGAAGTGGCCGCCGGCCGCATGCGCCCGGACCTGTTCTACCGCCTCCATCACTTCTGCGTGCGGTTGACGCCCCTGAGGGAACGCGCGGACTTCCCCGCCCTGCTCGACACCCTGCTCCAGGGCAGCGGCGCCAGCGAGCGCGGCATCGCGCTCACGGCCGAGGCCCGGGCGGCGCTCCAGGCGCATTCCTGGCCGGGGAACCTGCGCGAACTGGCGAACCTCCTGCGGACCCTGGTCGCCCTGGCGGACGATGGAGAGGTCATCTCCCTGGAGGGCTTGCCGCCCGAGTACCGCCGCG from Geothrix sp. 21YS21S-2 includes these protein-coding regions:
- a CDS encoding proton-conducting transporter membrane subunit; translation: MNDKLLILLPLAALLGGMLLQWLLAGLLTPRGKGRLAFAAVLASLAGVLAAWPRILAGGTLDAAFGPWDGPIRLTYHVDGLSLLFALMGAGIGAAVLLYAVSYMEDERATTRFYSLVLLFIGGLVHLVYTADLFLLYLSWEVVGLCSFLLVGFWYRKEEAAYGARKVLTMTHLAGYGLLGAVILLYGRTGSTLWTDPKVQGAFTTGLFLLVLVASLAKSVQFPLHTWIPDAMAAPTPVSALLHAACYVKAGVYLIARLHSFGTWPAGWGTLLAWLGATTIVVGALLALAQKDLKRLLAYSTVSQIGYMMLGLGLGTPLAVAAGLLHCLNHGLFKGGLFLCAGAVQHATGTRDMDRLGGLGRQMPRTMALWLVVAGSIAGVPLLNGFVSKWLLYDAALEAGRPMLALVPWIGSILTVFMFLKATTGVFLGSGTRETEHAHEASGGMLAGIGALAAGCVILGVAPQLAIRFLINPLMPALGYAPLAGVGWFGLTAGQGSWYASAGLGLGLVAMAFGLLVYGLARPARGVVAVGAAAVFSGGEPLGSTGRLGAGDFSRIVADALAPFFRLADVDRYYLGAWHGLNRLGARLDALSRLAEGNAPVLLAAFCAALGAFAGFLPTGPAAVPELPVPGLLAASVGLAWVGLTVATGLKRLPHFLASGALALAGLLLAHGLLRGVLLEAAAVAALLALTRKEGSRAYLAAIVLSALGTLGGALAAEHGHPRLAMALLLPGLGIKVGLVPLSLWLTRVAERAPALVTGLVIAVVDVAALAELLAQPGLFTGAPWIAFGLLSAVAGAFLALGTDNLKRFLAYSTIVDMGLITLAVALGGPLGLRGAVLGGAVHALAKALLFVAISVPEAAGVSLEGPRGLAARHPLPAAGFLVGALAVVGVPPTLGFAAHWRLFSASAGHPALLASLLAVTMLSVAVYARAIARFWWGGESTEPAPGCPAAPRFVIIVLAGLLLVLGFSGRMPWAF
- a CDS encoding aldehyde ferredoxin oxidoreductase family protein, which produces MYGWVGKVLRVNLTTGAISKEATNPKDAALFLGARGLGTKILTDEVDPKVDPLSPENKLIFAPGPFSGTFAPSGGRYNVVTKGPLTGTIAASNSGGSFGPELKYAGYDLVILEGRAPSPVYLWIKDDVVELRDATHLWGRQVPETTEMLRAETDEEAKVACIGPAGEKLVLFASIMNEMHRAAGRTGVGAVMGSKNLKAVVVVGMGAVKVADPKGFMAAVDKAREAVRLHPVGGAGLKAYGTDVLVNILNETGALPTRNFRDGHFPTANKVGGETLTDTLLVRAKGCYSCVISCGRVTKISNPKYRGEGEGPEYEAAWGFGPDCGIDDLEAVTKANFLCNEYGMDSITVGATIACAMDLFKEGHLTLEDTGGIDLSFGNAATMVELTRMMGEREGFGDKLALGSYRLAELYGHPEFSMTVKKQEMPAYDPRGIQGIGLNYATTNRGGCHVRGYTIAVEVLGNGAKLDPHVTDEKPFWVKLFQDLTAAVDSSGACLFGTFGMSGEDFASMLSTITGVTYTLEDYLRAGERVWNLERQFNLKAGFTMKDDNLPERLLKSPIKTGPSKGEVNRLGEMLPEYYKLRGWDDQGVPTAEKLRELSLV
- a CDS encoding MoaD/ThiS family protein encodes the protein MHVKYFADVRRLSGCFEEDWTQPAATLGELVQGLAGRHGPAFGERVQPCGSLSSTIIVLVNGQNIVHLEGLATRLDPGDTVAFFPMVAGG
- a CDS encoding 4Fe-4S dicluster domain-containing protein, with protein sequence MTKLLMIHPDKCTGCKNCSLACTFGHEGQFRPAGTRVHVYTWEREGFSVPMMCQQCDDASCIKVCPTGALHRPQGGDVVVYEKAKCIGCRMCTMACPFGNAVYDGATGSILKCDTCGGKPECVRMCPSGALEYIDDNISTRSRKKSFAAKFKAAIQEG
- a CDS encoding sigma-54-dependent Fis family transcriptional regulator encodes the protein MLNQESNDRAAIRKARFLFLERGEVPPWLPGPLVSSWKRCAVLGVPLERPEVSEPVMQRELRLARERSETLLGLAATELDALGECMEDTPGLVLLTDADGMVLERRGNLDFLHKAEQVALQPGVNWSEQARGTNAIGTALTEHRSVLVRGCQHFCQSNEILTCSAVPVLTPTGEMAGVLDISGDARLAPGYARGLIQMAVAQIEHRWFSLDLRGRRMLTLHSNPALLGTWQEAILLFEGDVLVAANRVAITLLGLDWASLRQVRFQHLFSGAMPDDLAVPLVMRDGRRIFARTFGQKPARSAPPEPARQRGPAGVYWDASSREQLNLAVRAVNSGVPVMILGETGTGKEMFTRALHAASRRGHKNLVMLNCAAIPEGLIESELFGYEDGAFTGARHKGNPGKIKEADGGILFLDEIGDMPLAMQARLLRVLQDKEVAPLGGSRSTLVDFVPVCATHRDLEAEVAAGRMRPDLFYRLHHFCVRLTPLRERADFPALLDTLLQGSGASERGIALTAEARAALQAHSWPGNLRELANLLRTLVALADDGEVISLEGLPPEYRRGRTVPKAPAPAAPAEAPLHLDALTRQAVEQAIAANRGNMTAAAKALGLHRSTLYRMLGRPRP